Proteins encoded by one window of Glycine soja cultivar W05 chromosome 15, ASM419377v2, whole genome shotgun sequence:
- the LOC114387485 gene encoding uncharacterized protein LOC114387485 has protein sequence MQKIISSPPSRNKVTSNHNFFASHTTLSLSLSLSSLFSLCVSLQNQNKLRRNRNKKRKKHTNLTQNCNPSMPCFTPHHSLLLLLLSIFFFSLSVTAARTSSFHSLRIQDGIEGGGEGEHYHEVLPWKTRRSMAEEEATSNASLILAQKRTTRKDPLDNFNRYTGGWNISNRHYIASVVFTAVPFFVVAAVWFVVFGLSLSLICLCYCCCPREPYGYSRLAYALSLIFLILFTLAAIVGCVLLYTAQGKFHGSTTSTLKYVVSQADFTAENLRNVSHYLDAAQKIGVDAVFLPGDVQKNIDEVQTKINSSAAELSSKTKENSETIKDVIDAMRLALVIVAAVMLFLAFLGFLFSIFGLQGLVYFLVIVGWILVAGTFILCGVFLFLHNVVADTCVAMDGWVQNPTAHTALDEILPCVDNATAQETLLRTRDVTHQLVNLVDNIVSNVTNRNLPPAAVPLYYNQSGPLMPRLCNPFNSDLTNRSCADGEVSLDNAAEVWKNYTCEVSSSGICKTPGRMTPTIYGQMEAAVNVSYGLYHYGPFLVDLQDCTFVRKTFTDISNDHCPGLQRNSQLIYIGLVLVSAAVMLSLIFWVIYARERRHRVYTKQFIEG, from the exons ATGCAGAAGATTATCTCATCACCACCATCCCGAAATAAAGTAACCTCAAACCACAACTTCTTTGCATCTCACAcaacactctctctctctctctctctctcctctctcttctctctctgcGTTTCACTGCAGAACCAAAACAAGCTCCGGAGAAACcgcaacaaaaaaagaaaaaaacacacaaacttAACCCAAAACTGTAACCCCAGTATGCCATGCTTCACACCACACCATTctcttctcctcctccttctctctattttcttcttctctctctccgtCACCGCTGCAAGAACCTCTTCTTTCCATTCCTTACGTATTCAAG ATGGAATTGAGGGTGGTGGCGAGGGAGAGCACTACCACGAGGTGCTACCGTGGAAAACGAGGAGATCCATGGCTGAAGAAGAGGCCACGAGCAACGCCTCTCTGATATTGGCTCAGAAAAGAACCACAAGGAAGGACCCTTTGGATAACTTCAACCGTTACACCGGTGGTTGGAACATCAGCAATCGCCACTACATTGCT TCAGTTGTTTTCACCGCGGTTCCcttctttgttgttgctgcGGTCTGGTTTGTGGTTTTTGGACTCAGTTTATCCTTAATCTGCTTGTGTTACTGCTGTTGTCCAAGAGAGCCTTATGGTTATTCACGTTTGGCCTATGCTTTGTCCTTGATCTTCCTCATTCTCTTCACCCTTGCAGCAAT AGTCGGATGTGTTCTTCTATACACTGCTCAGGGGAAGTTTCATGGGAGCACCACAAGCACACTTAAATATGTGGTGAGTCAGGCTGACTTCACTGCTGAAAACCTCAGGAATGTTTCACATTATCTTGATGCAGCTCAGAAGATTGGAGTCGATGCGGTTTTTTTACCAGGTGATGTTCAGAAGAACATTGATGAAGTTCAGACAAAGATTAATTCTTCTGCTGCAGAACTTTCCAGCAAGACTAAAGAAAATTCAGAGACAATTAAAGATGTCATAGATGCAAT GCGACTGGCTCTGGTTATTGTTGCTGCTGTTATGCTCTTTCTTGCATTTCTCGGATTCt TATTTTCAATATTTGGGCTGCAAGGTCTTGTATACTT TTTGGTTATTGTCGGGTGGATTCTTGTTGCTGGCACATTTATACTTTGTGGTGTATTTCTCTTTCTTCACAA TGTCGTTGCAGATACATGTGTTGCCATGGATGGCTGGGTGCAGAACCCTACTGCACATACAGCCTTGGATGAAATTCTTCCATGTGTGGATAATGCAACTGCCCAAGAAACCTTGTTACGAACCAGGGATGTGACACACCAACTTGTTAACTTAGTTGACAACATTGTTTCCAATGTCACAAATAGAAATCTCCCGCCTGCTGCTGTACCCTTGTATTACAATCAATCAGGCCCCTTGATGCCTCGTCTGTGCAATCCATTTAACAGTGATCTCACAAATCGGTCATGTGCAGATGGGGAAGTTTCATTGGACAACGCTGCTGAG GTGTGGAAGAACTATACTTGTGAGGTTTCTTCCTCAGGCATTTGCAAGACGCCTGGTCGGATGACCCCGACCATTTATGGCCAAATGGAGGCTGCAGTGAATGTAAGCTATGGCTTATATCATTATGGTCCATTCTTGGTTGATCTACAAGACTGCACTTTCGTGCGGAAAACATTCACAGACATCAGCAATGATCACTGCCCTGGTCTGCAGAGAAACAGTCAATTGATTTATATTGGATTGGTTTTGGTATCAGCTGCTGTAATGCTGTCTTTGATCTTTTGGGTCATCTACGCAAGAGAGCGGCGGCACCGTGTTTATACTAAACAGTTCATTGAGGGCTAA